The genomic region CGGAGTTTTCTTCCCTATGCACTTTGTTGGAATGGCTGGGGTACCTAGACGTTATTATACCAATACGAATTTCCCGATGTTTGACGATTTAACAAACGTACAGGTGGTGATGACGGTTTTCGCTTTAATTGCTGGAGCTGCACAGTTGGTATTTGCCTGGAACTTTGTTCACAGTATTTTCTACGGAAAAAGAGCACCTCAAAACCCATGGAACTCCAATACTATTGAGTGGACAACACCTGTAGAACACATCCACGGAAACTGGCCAGGAGCAATTCCAGAAGTTCACAGATGGGCTTACGATTACAGTAAAACCAATGAGGATGGGGAGTATGTTATTCCTGGACAAGACTTTGTGCCGCAGACGGTACCATTACAAGAAAATGAAGAAGAACTGAATCACTAATAGAAGTATTCAAGTAAGATATATAAAAGACCTCTTTGCAAAAAGGGGTCTTTTTTTTGATAATATGTTGAAACGTAAATTAATTTATTATCCTATAACGATTTAAAATGCTTGCAGTCGTTGCGAGCGAAACGCAGTGGAGCGTGGCAACCACCTGAACTTGCTTATCCTTTTAGCACTACTATTTGCGCTTTAGAGTATACTGAAGCTGACACTTGAATGAGCAAGAGCCAGATTCCCCAAGAACTTAGAACATAAACCAATTTTAGTTCCTGTTCTTGGTATGCCAACTTCAATTACCAATCCAAAGAGCCAGTTTGTAAATAAACCAACACATCGTTTATGCATTTTTTAAGGTTGGTTTTCACTTCCTTTTCCCAGAACCTTAAAACCGTATATCCCATTTCCTCTAACTGCTTATTGACTTCTTTGTCGCGTTGGATGTTCCTTTCTATTTTAGGGATCCAAAAGCCACGGTTGCTTTTAATAGTATTCTTCTTTACATCCCAGTTATAACCGTGCCAGAACTCCCCATCGATAAAAATGGCTAGTTTGTATTTTTTAATGGAAATATCTGGTTTTCCTGGCAGATTCTTATTGTTGATTCTATAACGGATACCTTTAGCCCAAAGAGCCCGGCGGAAGATCATTTCTGGCTTGGAATTTTTACCTTTTATCCGGGACATGATTTTAGAACGCCTTTTGGTAGTATAAAAACCGCTCTCCTCATTAAGCCGAGGCACTTTAATTTTTTCTTTACTATAATCCATAAACAGTATCAAGCTATGAAATTATTGAAAGATATTCAAGTTATTGATAGGTAGTGTATTATTTAAATGGATCTCTCATTTTGCAATAAGGATTGCAGCGGCTAGCTTTTGGTAAATTATGGTTTAAGATTTGCCAAAACTAATAGCGGAAAGCCTGGTGCGTAGCAATTGCCCAAGAAATACTTTAAAAATAGGAGGAAAGTAAAATGTCATGCTGAGCCTGTCGAAGCATATTTAGAAGTTATCTTCGATTGACCTTCGACAAGCTCAGGCTGACATTTCGTAAATTTTAGTATCTGTAGTATTCTGGCTTAAAAGGTCCTTCTACTTCCACACCAATATATTTGGCTTGCTCTTCGTTTAGCTCTGTAAGCTCTACACCAATTTTTTCTAGGTGCAACTTAGCTACTTTTTCATCGAGATGCTTAGGAAGCATATAAACCTCGTTCTCGTACTTGTCTGTGTGGTTCCAAAGTTCGATTTGAGCTAAGGTCTGGTTTGTAAAGGAGTTGCTCATTACAAAACTTGGGTGTCCTGTAGCACAACCTAAATTTACCAATCTACCTTGCGCCAATAGAATAATATCTTTTCCATCGATCGTATACTTATCTACCTGAGGTTTAATATTTATTTTATGGTTGCCGTAGTTTTTATTGAGCCATGCTACATCAATCTCGTTGTCAAAATGACCGATATTACACACAATCGTCTTATCTTTCATTTTTGCGAAATGCTTGCTTGTAACAATATCCTTATTTCCAGTGGTGGTAATAACAATATCTGCTTTTTCTACTACAGTTTCCAATTTTTTTACTTCAAAACCGTCCATAGCGGCTTGCAAAGCACAAATTGGGTCTATTTCGGTAACGGTAACAATAGAACCTGCACCTCTAAAAGAAGCGGCAGTACCTTTACCTACATCTCCGTACCCACAAACTACAACACGCTTACCGGCCAACATAACGTCTGTTGCTCTTCTAATGGCATCTACTGCACTTTCGCGACATCCGTACTTATTATCAAACTTCGACTTTGTTACCGAATCGTTTACGTTAATGGCAGGCATCGGCAAGGTTCCATTCTTCATACGTTCGTACAGTCGGTGAACTCCTGTGGTGGTCTCTTCTGATAAACCTTTTACCCCCGCAGCCAATTCTGGATACTTGTCCAGTACCATGTTGGTAAGGTCTCCACCATCGTCTAAAATCATATTCAATGGTTTTCTGTCTTCCCCAAAGAAAAGTGTCTGCTCGATACACCAATCAAATTCTTCTTCGATCATGCCTTTCCATGCATAAACAGAAATTCCAGCAGCGGCGATTGCAGCAGCAGCCTCGTCTTGGGTGGAATAAATGTTACAAGAGCTCCAGGTAACTTCCGCACCAAGGGAAATTAAGGTTTCAATTAAAACTGCAGTTTGAACTGTCATGTGCAAACATCCTGCAATACGAGCTCCTTTAAGGGGTTGCTCATTTTTATATTCTTCGCGCAACGACATCAAACCTGGCATTTCTGCCTCGGCCAATTCTATTTCTTTTCTTCCCCAATCGGCCAAAGAAATATCTTTTACTTTATAAGCTACGTAAGGAATTGTTTTAGTACTCATATTATTTTTATCTATTTAAAATTTTTATTTTGTTCTCCACGCAAAAAATAAATATTGTTTGCATGGAAAGAACTGTTTCACTTTTGGGTAAAAAATTAATTATTACGGTTATCCAGTTAATAATTAACTTAGTTTATCCTCATTTCTTATTTTTACGTTCGTTAAGCAATTTTTTGTATTAAAATAACAATTTTTCACTGAAAAAATCAGTGCAAAGTTACATAAATAACTTGTATTATTCATGCCTCTTTACAAAACTATAACGCCTTCCGAGAATACTAAAGTGCTGATTTGGAAGATAGAAGAATCTTTTGATAATTTAAGTGAAGGCATAGAACTTACCGAGAATTGTAAAGAGCGATTGTCTCATATGAAATCGGAAATCCACCAAAGAGGTTTTTTAAGTGTTCGGCATCTTTTAAAGGCCGCAGGTTATGTTACCTCCGATTTGTATTACGACCGAGCTGGAAAACCACATCTAAAAGATGGAAATGCGATCTCCATAACACATTCTTTTACCTTTTCGGGGATTATTATTAGTAGCGACACCCATATAGGCATCGATATTGAAAAGCGTCGAGACAAGATAAGTGTGATTGCTCATAAGTTTATAAATTACGAATACAATTTTTTAACAGATGCAGATGTTCGTAGGCTTACCGTAGTTTGGTGTATTAAAGAAAGTCTTTACAAGGTTTTTGCTACGGAAGGAATGAGTTTTAAACAACATACCAAAGTAATCCCATTTAATATGGATGATAAAAAAGCATTTGGTTGGATTTTTTATGAAGCGAAAGTGGAAAAATACAAGGTCGAATTTTTGGAGTTTGATGAATTTACTTGCGCTTATGCCATGAAGTTAACGTAGAAATTAACAAAATATAAAACGATGAAAATATCAGTAGAATTAACGCTAACACCT from Galbibacter sp. BG1 harbors:
- a CDS encoding very short patch repair endonuclease encodes the protein MDYSKEKIKVPRLNEESGFYTTKRRSKIMSRIKGKNSKPEMIFRRALWAKGIRYRINNKNLPGKPDISIKKYKLAIFIDGEFWHGYNWDVKKNTIKSNRGFWIPKIERNIQRDKEVNKQLEEMGYTVLRFWEKEVKTNLKKCINDVLVYLQTGSLDW
- a CDS encoding 4'-phosphopantetheinyl transferase family protein gives rise to the protein MPLYKTITPSENTKVLIWKIEESFDNLSEGIELTENCKERLSHMKSEIHQRGFLSVRHLLKAAGYVTSDLYYDRAGKPHLKDGNAISITHSFTFSGIIISSDTHIGIDIEKRRDKISVIAHKFINYEYNFLTDADVRRLTVVWCIKESLYKVFATEGMSFKQHTKVIPFNMDDKKAFGWIFYEAKVEKYKVEFLEFDEFTCAYAMKLT
- the ahcY gene encoding adenosylhomocysteinase — its product is MSTKTIPYVAYKVKDISLADWGRKEIELAEAEMPGLMSLREEYKNEQPLKGARIAGCLHMTVQTAVLIETLISLGAEVTWSSCNIYSTQDEAAAAIAAAGISVYAWKGMIEEEFDWCIEQTLFFGEDRKPLNMILDDGGDLTNMVLDKYPELAAGVKGLSEETTTGVHRLYERMKNGTLPMPAINVNDSVTKSKFDNKYGCRESAVDAIRRATDVMLAGKRVVVCGYGDVGKGTAASFRGAGSIVTVTEIDPICALQAAMDGFEVKKLETVVEKADIVITTTGNKDIVTSKHFAKMKDKTIVCNIGHFDNEIDVAWLNKNYGNHKINIKPQVDKYTIDGKDIILLAQGRLVNLGCATGHPSFVMSNSFTNQTLAQIELWNHTDKYENEVYMLPKHLDEKVAKLHLEKIGVELTELNEEQAKYIGVEVEGPFKPEYYRY